In a genomic window of Flavobacterium crassostreae:
- a CDS encoding LamG-like jellyroll fold domain-containing protein — MKRIILLLLVFLLLPIFSIGQNASSYCFTAASSTYVPLTSATNVLGMSATDDDKVSDLTPLPFGFVFAGQTYFQFAVSSNGWLSFVNPAITNLQNYANSIGNASSIKPALLPLWDDLKNGTIPRYAVSGTAPNRIFKIEWSQQRWNYLSNNDVISFQVWLYETTNVIEYNYKQGASAISGTATATIGIYDVADTYLTLDNSGVAPAASSSTFITSIGAKPASDQLYRFTPSKPASVTIAASPSGTICTGGLVTFTATPTNGGTAPTYQWKVGTTNVGSGGSVFSSATLVKGDVVSCVMTSNASPCLTGSPATSNAVTMDVRPPLPALTAAITGAGCSSNDGAISITNGNSALEFLQADNDYVDLNAPILSGRKAFAMEGWIKYKSSDIPGGLTSLFGQNDAIEFGFSGTRFHLWTPRGNTYVNIPAGLGDDNWHHIVAMGDGTNIKIYADGVLLVTQAAGVGTSDYGSSTFSTKVGSGVFNATGNTFTGQIMKVGIYNRALLPAEIINLASSPTNYTAATSGLIAGYNLYEGAGTTLASVPAGTNATLVNTPVWKDPCTYSWAKTGDAAFVRTTKNISGLTTGSYTLTVSLAGVGCPTATTFTVSAAATTWNGSAWSNGTPTASKKMVFAGNYPNTINTDLEGCSCEVANGVAVTIKGGRYMRVQNEVVVLGTGTLTFEDKASLIQVQDLLSTPNSGIITYKRRTNLIDKFDYTYWSSPVKNQKLIAVSPTTLGDKFLSFDAAANNWKYEDSYNTNMIPAKGYIIRGPQEFYAPNPPTGIHEASFIGEPINGPVTIAIEGTAVYNLIGNPYPSALDANAFLSANSTVLQGTIYFWTHNTDIGIGVSNPGTGTYAYSSDDYATYNLTGGTATRAAAPSATNPGAINTAAPTGEIAAGQSFFAVSTAPGNAIFNNAMRTKSGVVLSNSQFFRPSLNSQKVVSLEKNRIWLNLTNAQGAFKQILVGYVSGATNNYDNAYDGANFNANAFINFYSLQDDLDLSIQGRALPFDEKDTVSLGYESNIAGDFQIALDQKDGIFDNKSVFLEDRVLNSIHNLTQDPYHFATEAGVFKERFVLRYTNKTLQTDAFELPNTGVVIVSKNKEISIESLDGKLIDKVLVYDFSGKQLYSKTKVDASRVQLLNLTAIDTVLIVKVLLQNGQTITQKIRY, encoded by the coding sequence ATGAAAAGAATTATCCTCCTATTACTTGTGTTTTTATTGTTGCCAATTTTTAGTATTGGTCAAAATGCGAGTAGTTATTGTTTTACAGCGGCTTCTAGTACCTATGTGCCTTTAACTTCGGCAACCAATGTTCTGGGTATGAGCGCTACAGATGATGATAAAGTGTCGGATTTAACCCCGCTGCCTTTTGGTTTTGTTTTTGCAGGACAAACGTATTTTCAGTTTGCGGTATCTAGTAATGGTTGGTTAAGCTTTGTGAATCCAGCTATAACCAATCTACAAAATTATGCAAATAGTATTGGTAATGCATCTTCAATTAAGCCAGCATTATTGCCTTTATGGGATGATCTTAAAAATGGAACAATTCCTAGGTATGCGGTTTCGGGCACTGCGCCAAATAGAATATTTAAAATAGAATGGTCTCAGCAGCGATGGAATTATCTAAGTAATAATGATGTCATTTCATTTCAGGTATGGTTGTACGAAACTACTAATGTAATTGAATATAATTACAAACAAGGAGCATCTGCCATTTCAGGTACTGCGACTGCAACTATTGGTATTTATGATGTCGCAGATACGTATCTGACTCTCGATAATTCTGGAGTGGCTCCTGCAGCCAGTTCTAGTACATTTATAACTTCCATTGGTGCAAAACCAGCAAGCGATCAGCTATATCGGTTTACGCCTTCAAAGCCAGCGAGTGTAACCATTGCCGCGAGTCCTTCTGGGACAATTTGTACAGGAGGTTTGGTTACTTTTACTGCTACCCCTACAAACGGAGGTACTGCGCCAACCTACCAATGGAAGGTAGGTACAACCAATGTTGGTAGCGGAGGTTCGGTTTTCTCTAGTGCTACTTTGGTCAAAGGAGACGTGGTTAGTTGTGTTATGACTTCCAATGCTAGCCCTTGCCTTACGGGTAGTCCGGCTACCTCTAATGCTGTTACTATGGATGTTAGACCGCCATTGCCAGCGCTAACTGCTGCAATAACGGGCGCTGGTTGTTCTAGCAATGATGGTGCTATTAGCATCACAAATGGCAATAGTGCCTTGGAGTTTTTACAAGCAGATAATGATTATGTGGATTTAAATGCTCCGATTCTCTCAGGCAGAAAAGCTTTTGCCATGGAGGGTTGGATAAAATACAAATCGAGTGACATACCAGGCGGTTTAACTAGTTTGTTTGGACAAAACGATGCCATAGAATTTGGGTTTAGTGGTACAAGATTTCATCTATGGACTCCTCGTGGAAATACTTATGTGAATATTCCAGCAGGATTAGGAGACGATAATTGGCATCATATTGTTGCCATGGGAGACGGTACTAATATAAAAATTTATGCAGATGGCGTACTGCTTGTAACACAAGCTGCGGGAGTTGGCACTAGCGATTACGGTAGTTCTACTTTTTCTACCAAAGTGGGTAGTGGGGTTTTTAATGCTACCGGAAATACTTTTACGGGTCAAATCATGAAAGTTGGGATATACAATAGGGCCTTATTGCCAGCTGAAATAATAAATCTAGCAAGCAGTCCTACCAATTATACCGCTGCAACCAGCGGATTGATAGCTGGATACAATCTTTATGAAGGTGCTGGAACAACCTTAGCAAGTGTTCCCGCAGGAACCAATGCTACTTTAGTAAATACTCCTGTTTGGAAAGATCCTTGCACCTATTCGTGGGCTAAAACCGGAGATGCAGCATTTGTGCGCACTACCAAAAACATTAGTGGTTTAACAACTGGCAGTTATACCCTCACAGTAAGTCTTGCTGGGGTGGGTTGTCCAACAGCAACTACTTTTACGGTTTCTGCTGCTGCAACAACCTGGAATGGGAGTGCTTGGTCCAATGGAACGCCAACAGCCAGTAAAAAAATGGTATTTGCTGGGAATTATCCCAATACAATCAATACAGACCTTGAAGGATGCTCTTGTGAGGTAGCAAACGGCGTTGCTGTGACTATTAAAGGAGGGCGTTATATGCGAGTTCAAAACGAAGTGGTAGTGCTGGGTACTGGAACGCTTACTTTTGAGGATAAAGCTAGTTTAATACAAGTACAAGACCTTCTGTCTACTCCTAATTCTGGAATAATAACCTACAAGCGCAGAACAAATCTTATAGACAAATTTGATTATACCTATTGGTCTTCACCAGTTAAAAATCAAAAATTAATAGCGGTTTCGCCAACGACTCTTGGAGATAAATTTTTATCTTTTGACGCAGCTGCAAACAATTGGAAATACGAAGATTCATACAATACCAATATGATTCCTGCTAAAGGATACATTATAAGAGGTCCACAAGAGTTCTATGCACCGAATCCGCCAACCGGAATACACGAAGCTTCGTTTATAGGCGAACCAATAAACGGACCCGTTACTATTGCAATTGAAGGGACTGCTGTTTACAACCTTATTGGAAACCCGTATCCATCTGCCCTAGATGCTAATGCATTTTTGAGTGCCAATAGTACCGTTTTGCAAGGGACTATTTACTTTTGGACGCACAATACGGATATAGGTATTGGAGTTTCTAATCCCGGAACGGGTACCTATGCGTATTCTTCGGATGATTATGCAACGTACAATTTGACCGGAGGTACTGCTACAAGAGCAGCAGCTCCTAGTGCTACAAATCCAGGCGCTATTAATACTGCTGCACCAACTGGCGAAATTGCTGCAGGACAATCTTTTTTTGCGGTAAGCACGGCGCCAGGAAATGCAATTTTTAATAATGCTATGCGTACCAAATCAGGGGTTGTATTAAGTAATTCACAGTTTTTTAGACCTTCTTTAAATTCTCAAAAAGTAGTTTCTTTAGAAAAAAACAGAATCTGGTTGAACTTGACTAATGCTCAAGGTGCATTCAAGCAAATTTTAGTGGGGTATGTATCTGGAGCAACAAACAATTACGATAATGCTTATGACGGAGCCAATTTTAATGCTAATGCATTTATTAATTTTTATAGTTTGCAAGACGATTTGGACTTATCTATACAAGGTAGAGCATTGCCATTTGACGAAAAGGACACAGTAAGCCTTGGCTACGAAAGTAACATTGCAGGAGATTTTCAGATTGCTTTGGATCAAAAGGATGGTATTTTTGATAACAAATCCGTGTTTTTGGAAGATAGAGTTTTAAATAGCATCCATAATTTAACCCAGGATCCCTATCACTTTGCCACCGAAGCAGGCGTCTTTAAAGAGCGTTTTGTTTTACGATATACCAACAAAACCTTACAAACGGATGCTTTTGAGTTGCCAAATACTGGGGTTGTTATTGTTTCTAAAAACAAAGAAATTAGTATTGAGTCTTTAGACGGTAAGCTAATAGATAAGGTGTTGGTCTATGATTTTTCGGGAAAACAGCTTTACTCCAAAACTAAAGTGGATGCCTCTCGAGTACAACTTTTGAATTTAACAGCTATAGATACGGTTCTAATTGTAAAAGTCTTGCTTCAAAACGGGCAAACCATCACTCAAAAGATACGCTATTAG
- a CDS encoding regulatory protein RecX produces MNFFISLKDATKKIEHYCAYQERCHEEVITKLRSMKMDADEIDRIMAQLIQDNFLNEERFARSFARGKHRIKHWGTIRITNELKFRQINQRLIATALKEITPQEYAETLDLLAERTWQNISESNALKKRKKFCDSLLRKGFESNLVYQKAKELEALS; encoded by the coding sequence ATGAATTTCTTTATCTCCCTAAAAGATGCCACCAAAAAAATAGAACACTATTGCGCCTACCAAGAGCGATGCCACGAAGAAGTAATAACAAAGCTACGGAGCATGAAAATGGATGCAGACGAAATAGATCGCATTATGGCGCAGCTGATTCAGGATAATTTTTTGAACGAGGAGCGTTTTGCACGCAGTTTTGCAAGAGGAAAGCACCGCATCAAACATTGGGGAACCATTAGAATTACTAACGAATTAAAATTCAGACAAATAAACCAACGTTTAATTGCCACTGCACTAAAAGAAATCACGCCCCAAGAATATGCAGAAACCCTAGACCTATTGGCCGAAAGGACCTGGCAAAATATATCTGAAAGCAACGCTCTAAAAAAACGCAAAAAATTTTGCGACAGCTTGTTACGAAAAGGGTTTGAGAGCAATTTGGTTTACCAAAAGGCCAAAGAATTAGAAGCCTTATCCTAA
- a CDS encoding beta-ketoacyl synthase N-terminal-like domain-containing protein: MSQIISITALASVSPLGDNSQHIWEHYLKDQHCFVQKTLDNVPTVIAPLTAATTAKIAQLKQSDSKYKFLDNSVLYAIQASRAALKQAGWSANDIFGINIGSSRGATDLFEKHHQEYLETGKAPTLSSPTTTLGNISSWVAHDLQSSGPEISHSITCSTALHAVLNGVAWLKSGMLTKFMVGGSEAPLTDFTIAQMRALKIYSRAQEDAYPNKALDLHKTQNTMVLGEGAAVCCLEIGKKDHALAFIEGIGYATEILEHNISISAEAVCFQKSMRMALKDTAFSDVDAIVMHAPGTIKGDITEYKAIQSIFGESLPLLTTNKWKIGHTFGASGLLSLELAILMMQHNTFVGVPFAPAVPQTKPIKKVLVNAVGFGGNAVSVLLTL, translated from the coding sequence GTGTCACAAATAATATCCATAACCGCTCTGGCATCCGTTTCTCCATTAGGAGATAATTCACAACACATTTGGGAGCATTATCTAAAGGACCAACATTGTTTTGTACAAAAAACACTAGATAATGTACCCACCGTTATAGCCCCATTAACGGCAGCCACAACCGCAAAAATAGCACAATTAAAACAATCGGATTCCAAATACAAATTTCTGGATAATTCCGTATTATACGCCATACAAGCCTCTCGAGCAGCATTAAAACAAGCAGGTTGGAGCGCCAACGATATATTCGGAATCAATATTGGTTCCTCACGTGGTGCCACAGATTTATTTGAAAAACACCACCAAGAATATTTAGAAACCGGCAAAGCACCAACCCTATCCTCGCCAACCACCACACTCGGAAACATTTCTTCCTGGGTGGCGCATGATTTGCAAAGTTCAGGGCCAGAGATCTCCCATTCCATTACTTGTTCTACGGCGTTGCATGCGGTTTTAAATGGAGTAGCTTGGCTAAAATCCGGCATGCTTACTAAATTTATGGTAGGCGGCAGTGAGGCACCTTTGACCGATTTTACAATTGCTCAAATGCGTGCTTTAAAAATTTATTCAAGAGCCCAAGAAGATGCCTACCCCAACAAAGCATTAGATCTACACAAAACACAAAACACAATGGTTCTTGGAGAAGGTGCTGCAGTTTGTTGTTTAGAAATAGGCAAAAAAGACCATGCCCTTGCTTTTATTGAAGGTATTGGATATGCAACAGAAATTTTGGAACACAATATTTCCATTTCTGCCGAAGCCGTTTGTTTTCAAAAATCCATGCGAATGGCCCTAAAAGACACCGCCTTCTCGGACGTAGATGCCATTGTGATGCATGCTCCCGGAACCATAAAAGGAGACATAACCGAGTATAAGGCAATCCAGAGTATTTTTGGCGAAAGCCTGCCTTTGTTGACTACTAATAAATGGAAAATCGGGCATACTTTTGGAGCTTCGGGTTTATTGAGTTTGGAGTTGGCAATTTTGATGATGCAACACAACACCTTTGTGGGAGTCCCTTTTGCGCCAGCGGTACCCCAAACCAAACCCATCAAAAAAGTATTGGTCAATGCCGTTGGTTTTGGTGGAAATGCCGTGAGTGTGTTGTTGACTCTTTGA
- the bioA gene encoding adenosylmethionine--8-amino-7-oxononanoate transaminase, with product MTLSERDQHHLWHPYTQHKTAALPIAITKGEGALLWDENNKEYIDAIASWWVNPYGHSNRFIADAIYKQLTTLEHVLFGGFTHEPAIVLSEKLMQILPANQQKVFFSDNGSTAVEVAIKVALQFFFNKAEKRTTIIAFENAFHGDTFAAMAASGISFYTQAFKGMFIDVVRIPAPTKGKEQESYDALQMQIQNNPCAAFIFEPLVQGAAGMVMHEPEALDQLLEICKQNQVLTIADEVMTGFGKTGKNFAMDHLHQMPDIMCMSKALTGGTIPMAITTFTQVIFDAFYDQDINKALFHGHTFTANPTGCAAALASLELLQSPEMQANLVRVHQNHLDFQSKIKQHPKVHTTRVLGTIFALEIKTQATASYYGSLRNKLYDFFIQNGVVLRPVGNIVYILPPYIITDAQLQKIYQVVQDALEIV from the coding sequence ATGACATTATCAGAAAGAGACCAACACCATCTTTGGCATCCCTATACCCAACACAAAACCGCTGCATTGCCAATTGCTATCACCAAAGGAGAAGGTGCCTTGCTTTGGGACGAAAACAACAAAGAATATATTGATGCCATCGCCTCTTGGTGGGTAAACCCTTACGGCCACAGCAACCGATTTATTGCCGATGCCATCTACAAACAACTTACCACATTAGAACATGTACTTTTTGGCGGTTTTACCCACGAACCCGCCATTGTGCTTAGCGAAAAACTAATGCAAATTTTGCCAGCCAACCAACAAAAAGTATTTTTTTCAGACAATGGCTCCACGGCAGTAGAAGTAGCCATCAAAGTAGCCCTGCAGTTTTTTTTTAATAAAGCCGAAAAACGCACCACCATAATTGCTTTCGAAAATGCTTTTCATGGCGATACCTTTGCCGCCATGGCTGCCAGCGGCATCTCGTTTTATACCCAAGCCTTCAAAGGCATGTTTATTGACGTAGTGCGCATTCCGGCACCCACAAAAGGAAAAGAGCAAGAAAGTTACGATGCGCTTCAGATGCAAATACAAAACAACCCCTGTGCCGCTTTTATCTTTGAACCCCTAGTACAAGGAGCCGCAGGAATGGTCATGCACGAACCCGAAGCATTAGACCAATTACTTGAAATTTGTAAACAAAACCAAGTGCTAACCATTGCAGACGAAGTAATGACCGGTTTTGGCAAAACAGGCAAAAATTTTGCCATGGACCACCTTCATCAAATGCCAGATATCATGTGCATGTCCAAAGCACTAACAGGCGGTACCATTCCAATGGCAATCACCACCTTTACCCAAGTTATTTTTGACGCTTTTTATGACCAAGACATCAACAAAGCACTCTTTCACGGACACACCTTTACCGCAAACCCCACCGGTTGCGCAGCAGCATTAGCCAGCCTAGAGCTATTGCAAAGCCCAGAGATGCAAGCCAATTTAGTTCGCGTACACCAAAACCATCTGGACTTTCAAAGCAAAATCAAGCAGCACCCCAAAGTACACACCACCCGTGTTTTAGGGACTATCTTTGCCTTAGAAATAAAAACCCAAGCAACGGCAAGTTACTACGGAAGTTTAAGAAACAAACTCTATGATTTTTTTATCCAGAACGGCGTAGTACTTAGGCCCGTTGGCAATATCGTTTACATTTTGCCGCCGTACATCATCACCGATGCCCAACTACAAAAAATATATCAAGTAGTCCAAGATGCGCTCGAAATAGTTTAA
- the bioD gene encoding dethiobiotin synthase, whose amino-acid sequence MKLFVTGISTDVGKTIASSILTQALEADYWKPVQAGDLENSDSHKVRNYVSNTKTVIHPNSYQLNTPASPHLAAQIDNITIDLAKIVAPTTTNHLVIEGAGGLFVPLNSQDTIVDLIQPDYKVIVVSRHYLGSINHTLLTIEALQTRNIKVAGIIFSGAQNQATESIILSKTAVPFIGRIEQEPYFDSNVIQEYADQFRENLLELDKTE is encoded by the coding sequence ATGAAACTATTTGTCACCGGAATATCCACTGATGTTGGTAAAACCATTGCCTCCTCTATCCTCACGCAAGCCCTAGAAGCCGATTATTGGAAACCCGTACAAGCGGGAGATTTAGAAAATTCGGACAGCCACAAAGTGCGCAACTATGTTAGCAATACTAAAACCGTGATCCATCCTAACAGCTACCAATTAAATACCCCTGCTAGCCCGCACCTTGCTGCTCAGATAGACAATATTACCATAGATCTTGCTAAAATTGTAGCACCTACAACCACTAATCATTTGGTTATAGAAGGAGCAGGAGGTTTGTTCGTGCCTTTAAACAGCCAAGATACCATCGTAGATTTAATACAGCCAGACTATAAAGTAATTGTAGTCTCTAGGCATTATTTAGGTAGCATTAACCATACCTTGTTAACCATAGAAGCGCTGCAAACTCGCAATATAAAAGTTGCTGGAATTATTTTTAGTGGCGCCCAAAACCAAGCAACCGAATCTATTATACTATCCAAAACAGCCGTACCTTTTATAGGAAGAATAGAACAAGAACCATATTTTGATTCTAATGTAATTCAAGAATACGCCGATCAGTTCCGAGAAAATCTTTTAGAATTAGACAAAACAGAATAG
- a CDS encoding aminotransferase class I/II-fold pyridoxal phosphate-dependent enzyme yields the protein MQLPQNLLKKLQIRNNENALRQLSNSTALIDFSSNDYLGFSKSEAIFEATHTYLVNHNLLQNGATGSRLLSGNHVLYPTTERYIAAFHQSEAALIFNSGYDANVGFFSCVPQKEDVILYDALCHASIRDGLRLSNAKTYKYAHNDFEMLEKLLQQHKSTTLYVVTESVFSMDGDTPDLGELLAMCQKHNAYLVLDEAHALGVYGDKGEGLAQMLGLHEHVFARIMTFGKGLGCHGAAILGSDALRQYLVNFARSFIYTTGLSPHSVGTILSAYQFLATNTDSLHALRANITHFNQQKYWLGLKPLFVPSKAAIQSAILPGNQNVKQIALQFQQKNIEVKAILSPTVPEGQERLRFCLHSYNSKQEITDVLRLLHTFVF from the coding sequence ATGCAGTTACCTCAAAATCTTCTTAAAAAACTACAGATTCGCAATAACGAAAATGCACTCCGACAGTTGTCTAACAGCACTGCTTTGATTGACTTTAGTTCCAATGATTATTTAGGATTCAGTAAGTCTGAGGCTATTTTTGAAGCAACCCATACTTATTTAGTAAACCACAACCTGCTCCAAAATGGCGCAACAGGTTCTAGATTGCTATCGGGCAACCATGTTTTATATCCAACTACAGAACGTTATATTGCTGCTTTTCATCAATCCGAAGCAGCCTTGATCTTTAATTCTGGTTATGATGCCAACGTAGGCTTTTTTAGTTGTGTACCTCAAAAAGAAGATGTAATCCTTTATGATGCGCTTTGTCATGCCTCCATTAGAGACGGCTTACGGCTCTCCAACGCCAAAACATATAAATACGCCCACAATGACTTTGAAATGCTCGAAAAACTTTTGCAACAGCATAAAAGCACTACACTTTATGTGGTTACCGAAAGTGTTTTTTCTATGGATGGCGATACTCCTGATCTAGGGGAGTTACTTGCAATGTGTCAAAAACACAATGCGTATTTAGTACTTGATGAAGCCCATGCTCTTGGTGTTTATGGCGATAAGGGCGAGGGTTTGGCTCAAATGTTGGGTTTGCACGAGCATGTTTTTGCCCGAATTATGACTTTTGGCAAAGGTCTAGGCTGCCATGGCGCAGCCATTTTAGGTTCGGATGCTTTGCGGCAATACTTAGTTAATTTTGCCCGAAGTTTTATTTATACCACCGGATTATCGCCTCATTCTGTGGGCACTATTTTGAGTGCTTACCAATTTTTGGCAACCAATACAGATAGTTTGCATGCCTTGCGAGCCAATATTACGCACTTCAACCAACAGAAATATTGGTTAGGGCTCAAGCCGCTTTTTGTGCCCTCAAAAGCAGCGATCCAATCTGCAATCCTTCCGGGAAACCAAAATGTAAAACAAATAGCCTTACAGTTTCAACAAAAAAACATTGAGGTCAAAGCCATATTGTCTCCAACGGTTCCAGAGGGCCAAGAAAGGCTTCGTTTTTGTTTACACAGTTACAATTCTAAGCAAGAAATCACGGATGTTTTGCGTTTGTTGCATACTTTTGTTTTTTAA
- a CDS encoding FoF1 ATP synthase subunit delta/epsilon has product MILEIVSPEASLFKAEVSAISVPGVDGAFQILNNHAPIVSLLQKGLVTITAPNFKFEKEAAKLFTKVNDQNYTLAISSGTIEMKDNKVIVLAD; this is encoded by the coding sequence ATGATTTTAGAAATAGTATCGCCAGAGGCGTCTTTATTTAAAGCAGAAGTAAGTGCAATATCCGTGCCCGGTGTGGATGGTGCTTTCCAGATATTAAATAATCACGCGCCTATAGTTTCCTTACTTCAAAAAGGATTGGTAACCATTACGGCACCTAACTTTAAGTTTGAAAAAGAAGCAGCAAAATTGTTCACCAAAGTTAACGATCAAAATTATACCCTTGCTATTTCTTCCGGAACTATCGAAATGAAAGACAACAAAGTGATTGTATTGGCTGACTAA
- the atpD gene encoding F0F1 ATP synthase subunit beta — MSKVIGKVAQIIGPVVDVVFNGKDVELPKIYDSLEITKKDGTLLVLEVQSHIGENTVRTISMDSTDGLSRGYEVVGTGSPIQMPIGADVYGRLFNVIGDAIDGLPELPKTGKDGMSIHRQAPKFEDLSTSSEVLFTGIKVIDLIEPYSKGGKIGLFGGAGVGKTVLIQELINNIAKGHGGLSVFAGVGERTREGNDLLREMLESGIIKYGEEFMHSMENGGWDLSKVDLPGMRESKATFVFGQMNEPPGARARVALSGLSIAEYFRDGAGTDQGKDVLFFVDNIFRFTQAGSEVSALLGRMPSAVGYQPTLATEMGAMQERITSTNKGSITSVQAVYVPADDLTDPAPATTFAHLDATTVLSRKIAELGIYPAVDPLDSTSRILTPQILGDEHYDCAQRVKEILQKYKQLQDIIAILGMEELSEEDKLAVSRARRVQRFLSQPFHVAEQFTGLKGVLVDIKDTIKGFNMIIDGELDHLPESAFNLKGTIEEAIEAGEKMLAEA; from the coding sequence ATGTCAAAAGTAATAGGAAAAGTTGCGCAAATCATTGGTCCAGTAGTTGATGTAGTTTTCAACGGTAAAGATGTTGAACTTCCAAAAATTTATGATTCGTTAGAAATCACAAAAAAAGATGGTACTTTATTAGTACTTGAAGTACAATCTCACATTGGTGAAAATACCGTTCGTACCATTTCAATGGACTCAACAGATGGTTTGAGTAGAGGTTATGAAGTTGTAGGTACAGGAAGCCCAATTCAAATGCCTATTGGAGCAGATGTTTACGGACGTTTGTTTAATGTAATAGGTGATGCCATTGATGGTTTGCCAGAATTACCTAAAACAGGAAAAGACGGAATGTCAATTCACCGTCAAGCACCAAAATTTGAGGATTTGTCGACATCTTCTGAAGTTTTATTCACCGGAATCAAAGTAATTGATTTAATTGAGCCTTACTCTAAAGGAGGTAAAATTGGATTGTTTGGTGGAGCTGGAGTAGGTAAAACAGTATTGATCCAAGAGTTGATCAACAATATCGCAAAAGGACACGGAGGACTTTCGGTATTTGCAGGAGTAGGAGAAAGAACACGTGAAGGAAATGACTTACTTCGTGAGATGTTAGAGTCAGGAATTATAAAATACGGAGAAGAATTCATGCACTCTATGGAAAATGGAGGGTGGGATTTATCTAAAGTAGATTTACCAGGAATGAGAGAGTCTAAAGCTACTTTCGTTTTCGGACAAATGAATGAGCCACCAGGAGCTCGTGCTCGTGTAGCACTTTCTGGATTATCTATCGCAGAATATTTCCGTGATGGAGCAGGAACGGATCAAGGTAAAGATGTATTGTTCTTTGTGGATAATATCTTCCGTTTTACACAAGCAGGTTCTGAGGTATCGGCACTTTTAGGTCGTATGCCATCTGCAGTAGGATACCAACCAACCTTAGCCACCGAAATGGGAGCGATGCAAGAGCGTATCACATCTACCAATAAAGGATCTATTACCTCTGTACAAGCGGTATACGTACCTGCGGATGATTTAACGGATCCAGCACCAGCAACAACTTTTGCCCACCTTGATGCAACAACGGTATTGTCTCGTAAGATTGCGGAGTTAGGTATTTATCCAGCGGTTGACCCGTTAGATTCTACTTCTCGTATCTTAACACCACAAATTCTTGGTGATGAGCATTATGACTGTGCACAAAGAGTAAAAGAAATTCTTCAAAAATACAAACAATTGCAAGATATTATCGCGATTCTAGGTATGGAAGAATTATCTGAAGAAGATAAATTAGCCGTTTCTAGAGCACGTCGTGTACAACGTTTCTTATCGCAACCATTCCACGTTGCAGAGCAATTTACAGGATTAAAAGGGGTTTTAGTAGATATCAAAGATACCATCAAAGGATTTAATATGATTATTGACGGTGAATTAGATCACTTGCCAGAATCTGCATTTAACCTTAAAGGAACCATTGAAGAAGCTATTGAAGCTGGAGAAAAAATGTTGGCAGAAGCATAA